The Cervus canadensis isolate Bull #8, Minnesota chromosome X, ASM1932006v1, whole genome shotgun sequence genome contains the following window.
gcaaatatttttctcatcccataagttttcttttcattttattgatggcttcttttgctgtgaagaggctttttaatttGAGGTAGTCCCACttgcttatctttttattttgttgttaatgCTTTatgtgtcatatccaaaaaaccATTACCAAGACCCATGTCAAGGAGATTTCTTCTAGGTGTTTTATGCTTTCAGGTTTACATAGAAgttttttcatccattttgagttagtatTTACAAGAGGTATAAGGTATAAGGCATGTGttcagcttctttcttttttattgaaatatagttgatttacaatgtggtattagtttctggtgtatagcaaagggattcagttatatatgtaatgtatataatatatatgtatatattcttttccatggtgGTTTATTACAGGAATTTTTTTTGCAGTTCAATAACTTTATTGGTCAATCAGCAGTTAGTTCTCATCCACACTGAATGTCTGTAGATCTTTGAAGGTGGTGACAGGCATGTAGATAACCAACATGTAGAGCTTGTTTGGCGAGTCTTTGTCTTCATTATATTTTCTGGACCACCGCACATGGATCCGGTATGCAACGTTCCTTATTCCTTTGGCCCAGACGGCTTTGTTGAGTCTGGTGTCCATGTGCACATCTGGAGTTCCCATCTCCTTCATGGCAAATTTCCAGATTTCTTTGAGTGCCCTAGGGGCATGCTTCTTAAAACCCACTTCACGGAGGCGCTTGTGAATGTTGATAGTGTATTCTCT
Protein-coding sequences here:
- the LOC122435425 gene encoding 60S ribosomal protein L31-like; translated protein: MAPAKKEGEKKKGWSAINEVVAREYTINIHKRLREVGFKKHAPRALKEIWKFAMKEMGTPDVHMDTRLNKAVWAKGIRNVAYRIHVRWSRKYNEDKDSPNKLYMLVIYMPVTTFKDLQTFSVDEN